A single genomic interval of Sphingobium sp. EM0848 harbors:
- a CDS encoding VOC family protein, with product MFSHIMIGANDIEASKKFYDAALGALGHGPAVQDPKGRYFYVTEAGILALTKPIDGQPATHANGGTIGFAATSPEAVDAWHAAGVANGGTACEDPPGLRQNGMYVAYLRDPSGNKICALKR from the coding sequence ATGTTCAGTCACATCATGATCGGTGCGAATGACATTGAGGCGTCCAAGAAATTCTACGACGCAGCTCTCGGCGCGCTCGGCCACGGCCCCGCCGTTCAGGACCCCAAGGGGCGCTATTTCTATGTGACCGAGGCGGGCATCCTTGCGCTCACGAAGCCGATCGACGGGCAGCCCGCGACGCATGCCAATGGTGGCACGATCGGTTTTGCAGCGACCAGCCCCGAAGCGGTAGACGCATGGCACGCAGCGGGTGTCGCCAATGGCGGAACCGCGTGTGAGGATCCGCCGGGCCTGCGCCAGAACGGTATGTATGTGGCTTATCTGCGCGACCCGTCCGGCAACAAGATCTGCGCGCTGAAACGGTAA
- a CDS encoding acyl-CoA dehydrogenase family protein: MTSADQDHIEMLRETIRRFVEKRMPREDAARWDKDNHFPREVFNELGELGMMGLTVPEEYGGAGRDIAATMMVIEELSKRSLAVAIPYIMSACYAGMNLVECGSETQKQTLLPLVAAGKLIFAYGWTEPDVGADLASVQTTISRDGDELVINGEKRFCSGANICDYIYVLGRSGPKEDRYRNLSMVMVPANAPGVDITPIEGLGLKGAPTTDVRLIDVRVPLGNLMGEEAGWNNGWNMVSGAGLDVEKLEVAAMAVGIATAATDDAWTYVQERRQFGKPVASYQSIRHKLADMRTQCHAARLMLDHAAGMANNHVRCGTETSMTKLFATEAAKAVVLSAQDIFGAYGYVKGFDVERYVRDVLALPIIGGSSAVQRNNIVNWLGLPR, from the coding sequence GTGACCTCCGCAGACCAAGACCATATCGAGATGCTCCGCGAGACGATCCGTCGCTTCGTCGAGAAGCGTATGCCGCGCGAGGATGCCGCACGGTGGGACAAGGACAATCACTTCCCCCGCGAGGTCTTCAACGAACTGGGCGAGCTGGGGATGATGGGCCTGACCGTGCCCGAGGAATATGGCGGCGCGGGCCGGGATATTGCCGCAACGATGATGGTGATCGAGGAATTGTCGAAGCGCAGTCTGGCCGTCGCCATCCCCTATATCATGTCCGCCTGCTATGCTGGCATGAACCTCGTCGAGTGCGGGTCCGAGACGCAGAAACAGACGCTTCTGCCGCTTGTGGCAGCAGGAAAGCTGATCTTCGCCTATGGCTGGACCGAACCCGATGTCGGCGCCGATCTCGCCAGCGTGCAGACGACCATCTCCCGGGACGGTGACGAACTGGTCATCAATGGCGAAAAACGCTTCTGTTCGGGCGCAAATATCTGCGACTATATCTATGTTCTTGGCCGCAGCGGCCCAAAAGAAGACCGCTACCGAAACCTTTCGATGGTCATGGTCCCGGCAAACGCGCCCGGCGTGGACATCACGCCGATCGAAGGATTGGGACTGAAGGGCGCCCCGACCACCGACGTTCGCCTCATCGACGTGCGCGTGCCCCTTGGCAATCTGATGGGTGAGGAAGCAGGCTGGAACAATGGCTGGAACATGGTTTCCGGCGCTGGTCTCGACGTCGAAAAGCTGGAGGTCGCCGCGATGGCGGTCGGAATCGCGACCGCCGCAACCGACGATGCCTGGACTTATGTTCAGGAGCGCAGGCAGTTCGGCAAACCGGTCGCAAGCTATCAGTCGATCCGGCACAAGCTTGCCGACATGCGTACCCAGTGCCACGCCGCACGCCTGATGCTCGACCATGCCGCCGGCATGGCGAACAACCATGTGCGCTGTGGCACCGAAACCTCCATGACCAAGCTCTTCGCCACGGAAGCAGCGAAGGCGGTCGTGCTGTCGGCGCAGGATATTTTCGGCGCTTATGGCTATGTGAAGGGCTTCGACGTCGAACGCTATGTTCGCGACGTGCTGGCATTGCCGATCATCGGCGGATCATCGGCCGTCCAGCGCAACAACATCGTGAACTGGCTGGGACTGCCGCGTTGA
- a CDS encoding SDR family NAD(P)-dependent oxidoreductase yields MKLKEKVALVTGAARGIGAAIAERLAADGAAVAINYARSANAAESVAKRIRDAGGKAIVVQADVGDWSQAQALVEKAGRAFGRLDILVNNAADIRFEPLATIGVEEMRTQFAVNFEAAVATMQAALAFFPEEGGRIINISSLAVANPIAGHMTYNASKSALEAMTQVAAVELGARGITANVVRPGLTETDAVKASLNDEGKAFLIGRTPLRRVGTPFDIADVVAFLASSDARWITGQTLMATGGLTP; encoded by the coding sequence ATGAAACTAAAGGAGAAGGTGGCGCTCGTCACGGGCGCTGCGCGTGGCATCGGCGCTGCGATCGCCGAGCGACTTGCGGCCGACGGCGCGGCGGTCGCGATCAACTATGCGCGTTCTGCAAATGCGGCGGAAAGCGTAGCCAAGCGCATCCGCGACGCGGGGGGAAAGGCGATCGTCGTTCAGGCTGACGTGGGTGACTGGTCTCAGGCGCAGGCGCTGGTAGAAAAGGCGGGACGGGCCTTCGGGCGGCTGGATATTCTTGTCAACAACGCGGCCGATATACGGTTTGAGCCATTGGCGACGATCGGCGTCGAGGAGATGCGCACGCAGTTTGCCGTCAACTTCGAGGCGGCGGTTGCGACCATGCAGGCGGCGCTGGCGTTTTTTCCGGAAGAGGGCGGACGGATCATTAACATCAGTTCGCTCGCGGTGGCCAATCCGATCGCGGGCCATATGACCTATAATGCATCAAAGTCCGCGCTTGAGGCGATGACGCAGGTGGCTGCCGTTGAATTGGGCGCGCGGGGGATCACCGCCAATGTGGTCAGGCCTGGGCTGACCGAAACCGACGCGGTCAAGGCCAGCCTGAACGATGAAGGAAAGGCCTTCCTGATTGGTCGCACGCCATTGCGCCGGGTCGGAACCCCGTTTGACATTGCGGATGTCGTGGCGTTCCTGGCGTCCTCTGACGCGCGATGGATTACCGGACAGACATTGATGGCGACCGGCGGACTCACGCCCTAG
- a CDS encoding AMP-binding protein produces MADKYADLYRQSVEDRDGFWREAAKLIAWERPPGAIFDGKAWFGDGRLNICHNALDRHVHDGRGDQTALIYDSPVTGTKRTYSYSELLSEVERAAGMISAIGVRTGDRVVIYMPMIPEAMFAMLACARIGAIHSVVFGGFAAKELAKRIDDAEPVLVLAASCGIEPGRIVEYKPLLDDALEQSRHKVPRCIILQRPEYHATLIAGRDQDWAEALAQAKAVECVAVSADHPLYILYTSGTTGAPKGVVRDTGGYATALAWSIRNIFGVKAGDTMWTASDVGWVVGHSYIVYAPLLAGATTILYEGKPVGTPDAGAFWRVLREHDVDIFFTAPTAVRAIRKEDPDLTLLGEKPEYLKAIFLAGERADPATLEWLSDRLALPVIDHWWQTETGWPAIATCFGLGRTETLFGSAGHPVPGYAFEILDADGRKLPAGEIGELAIRLPLPPGCLPTLWQNQAGFVQSYLSRHPGYYAVGDAGLIDEDGRLHIMSRIDDIINVAGHRLSTAGIEQIIGAHPAVAECAVVGAADSLKGMLPVALVVRKANAVTDDATLTVELVARVRQELGPVAAFRTVAVVEQLPKTRSGKILRSVIRDLADGHEPKIPATIEAPVAVTMTKAALASVGYPASPR; encoded by the coding sequence GTGGCCGACAAATATGCCGATCTGTATCGCCAGAGTGTCGAGGATCGGGATGGCTTCTGGCGCGAAGCCGCGAAGCTGATCGCGTGGGAAAGACCGCCTGGCGCCATATTTGATGGCAAGGCCTGGTTCGGCGACGGACGCCTCAATATTTGCCATAATGCGCTCGACCGCCATGTTCACGATGGCCGGGGCGATCAGACGGCGCTGATCTACGACAGCCCCGTCACCGGCACAAAACGCACCTACAGCTATTCCGAGCTTCTGAGTGAGGTTGAGCGCGCTGCCGGCATGATCAGCGCCATCGGCGTGCGAACCGGCGACCGGGTCGTCATCTACATGCCGATGATCCCCGAAGCTATGTTCGCGATGCTCGCCTGTGCGCGCATTGGCGCCATCCATTCGGTCGTGTTCGGAGGCTTCGCGGCCAAGGAACTTGCCAAACGCATCGATGACGCAGAGCCAGTTCTCGTGCTGGCGGCATCCTGCGGGATCGAGCCGGGCCGGATCGTCGAATATAAGCCGCTGCTCGATGACGCCCTGGAACAGAGCAGGCACAAGGTTCCGCGCTGCATCATTCTGCAGCGCCCCGAATATCATGCGACCTTGATCGCCGGGCGCGATCAGGATTGGGCTGAAGCGCTGGCGCAAGCCAAAGCCGTCGAATGCGTTGCCGTAAGCGCTGACCACCCCCTCTACATCCTCTACACCTCGGGCACTACCGGAGCGCCCAAGGGTGTCGTCCGCGACACCGGCGGCTATGCAACCGCCCTCGCCTGGTCGATCAGGAACATCTTCGGGGTCAAGGCCGGCGACACGATGTGGACCGCGTCCGACGTCGGCTGGGTCGTTGGACACAGCTATATCGTCTATGCTCCCCTCCTCGCAGGCGCCACGACCATCCTCTATGAAGGCAAGCCCGTCGGCACGCCCGATGCCGGCGCCTTCTGGCGTGTCCTGCGCGAACATGATGTAGACATCTTCTTCACCGCCCCGACCGCCGTTCGCGCGATCCGGAAGGAAGATCCCGACCTTACGCTCCTGGGCGAGAAGCCCGAATATCTGAAGGCGATATTCCTTGCAGGAGAGCGCGCCGATCCGGCGACCCTGGAATGGCTGAGCGACAGGCTGGCGCTGCCGGTCATCGACCATTGGTGGCAAACCGAAACAGGCTGGCCCGCGATCGCGACCTGCTTCGGCCTCGGCCGCACCGAAACCCTGTTCGGAAGCGCGGGCCATCCGGTTCCCGGATATGCATTCGAAATACTCGATGCAGACGGCCGCAAGCTACCCGCCGGCGAGATCGGCGAACTCGCGATCCGCCTACCCCTGCCTCCCGGATGCCTTCCGACATTGTGGCAAAATCAGGCGGGATTTGTTCAGTCCTATCTGTCCCGGCATCCCGGCTATTATGCAGTCGGCGATGCGGGCCTCATTGACGAGGACGGGCGCCTCCACATCATGAGCCGTATCGACGACATCATCAATGTCGCCGGTCACCGCCTGTCCACCGCCGGCATCGAACAGATCATCGGCGCGCATCCCGCCGTCGCCGAATGTGCGGTCGTCGGGGCGGCAGACAGTCTGAAGGGTATGCTCCCTGTCGCGCTCGTCGTCCGGAAAGCGAACGCCGTCACGGACGATGCGACCCTCACCGTCGAACTGGTCGCGCGCGTGCGGCAAGAACTGGGCCCGGTTGCAGCCTTTCGCACTGTCGCTGTGGTCGAACAACTCCCCAAGACACGATCGGGAAAGATATTGCGCTCGGTCATTCGCGATCTTGCCGATGGCCACGAACCGAAAATACCTGCCACCATTGAAGCGCCGGTCGCCGTCACCATGACGAAGGCGGCGCTGGCATCGGTCGGCTATCCGGCGTCACCGCGCTGA
- a CDS encoding zinc-binding dehydrogenase gives MKAVLCCGGDFDIADVPDLRPGTGQVLLNVSRAGICGSDVHLRTNLDHFAHAAAAVGGDAFAEGKNGVIFGHEFSGEVTDYGPDTHRRWKPGTLMVAMPMCRHGRHPHIIGSSPEAPGAFAEQMVVQESMAFAVPNGLSAEHAALTEPMSVAWHAVRRSQIEKRQTAYVIGCGPIGLAVIALLKATGIHCVVASDLSPRRRELAARCGADVVVDPTMVDPFTADPKPSRSTKVAGVISLPNTPWSVPGHPDDINLGFDAMEKLRRFALVPWWQLFRAMHAFDKGPSGPVVFECVGVPGILDRLITGAPAMSRIVVVGGCLEPDTFHPITALIKEVDLRFSVGYNPGEFRDTLHMLAEGKIDPTPFLTGTVGFAGVEAAFDALGQPERHAKVLIDPRSSIAAL, from the coding sequence ATGAAGGCAGTCCTTTGTTGCGGTGGCGACTTCGATATCGCCGATGTTCCCGACCTTCGACCGGGCACCGGACAGGTGTTGCTGAATGTATCGCGCGCCGGAATCTGCGGCTCGGACGTTCATCTACGGACGAATCTCGACCATTTCGCCCATGCAGCGGCCGCCGTCGGTGGCGATGCATTTGCAGAAGGCAAAAACGGGGTCATTTTCGGTCACGAGTTCAGTGGCGAAGTCACGGACTATGGCCCAGACACCCATCGCCGCTGGAAGCCCGGCACGTTGATGGTCGCAATGCCCATGTGCCGGCATGGCCGCCATCCACACATTATTGGATCGTCGCCGGAAGCGCCGGGCGCATTTGCAGAACAGATGGTCGTCCAGGAATCCATGGCTTTTGCAGTGCCGAACGGTTTGTCCGCCGAACATGCCGCGCTGACCGAGCCAATGTCGGTCGCCTGGCACGCGGTACGGCGCAGCCAGATCGAGAAACGGCAAACAGCCTATGTCATTGGCTGCGGCCCCATCGGTCTGGCTGTGATTGCGCTGTTGAAGGCAACCGGCATCCATTGCGTTGTCGCATCCGACCTGTCGCCGCGCCGCCGCGAGCTCGCGGCCCGCTGCGGCGCCGACGTGGTGGTCGATCCCACGATGGTGGACCCGTTTACCGCCGATCCCAAGCCCAGCCGCAGCACCAAGGTTGCCGGCGTCATCTCGCTTCCCAATACGCCTTGGTCGGTTCCCGGCCATCCCGACGATATCAATCTGGGCTTCGACGCGATGGAGAAGCTCCGGCGGTTCGCGCTTGTGCCCTGGTGGCAGTTGTTCCGGGCCATGCACGCGTTCGACAAGGGACCGTCGGGTCCTGTCGTGTTCGAATGCGTCGGCGTTCCCGGAATTCTCGACCGACTGATCACGGGTGCACCGGCCATGAGCCGGATCGTCGTGGTCGGCGGATGTCTGGAACCCGACACATTTCATCCGATCACAGCGTTGATCAAGGAAGTCGACCTGCGCTTTTCGGTCGGTTACAACCCCGGCGAATTTCGCGATACGCTACACATGCTGGCTGAGGGCAAGATCGACCCGACCCCCTTCCTGACCGGAACCGTGGGATTCGCCGGAGTGGAAGCGGCCTTTGATGCGCTCGGGCAGCCCGAGCGGCACGCTAAGGTTTTGATCGATCCGCGCAGCTCGATTGCAGCCCTCTGA
- a CDS encoding NAD(P)-dependent alcohol dehydrogenase codes for MKIAAVKAGGGLDNIVVETRPDPTPRAGEVLVRVHASSLNFHDFAVVTGRIAVADGRIPMSDGAGEVVAVGPGVTTLKPGDQVLSLFFPNWVAGEPCRERMGSVPGDHADGFAAELVAAPASAFTRLPAGWSYREAATLPCAALTAWRALMVEARIKPGDVVLTQGTGGVSIFALQFAKAAGATVISTSSSAEKLDRLKGLGADHLINYREQAEWGPAAAALTGGRGVDVVVEVGGAGTMAQSLQAIRVSGHISLIGVLTGWAGEVPTAIAMNKNVAIKGVTVGSREHQEDMIKALETSGIRPVIDSSFTLDRIADAFAHQASNKHFGKICLEF; via the coding sequence ATGAAAATTGCTGCCGTGAAAGCGGGCGGCGGGCTCGACAATATCGTCGTCGAGACCCGTCCGGACCCGACCCCTCGCGCTGGCGAAGTGCTGGTGCGGGTCCATGCAAGTTCGCTCAATTTCCACGATTTTGCGGTTGTTACAGGTCGCATTGCGGTCGCGGACGGCCGTATTCCGATGTCGGACGGGGCGGGAGAGGTCGTTGCCGTCGGACCGGGAGTGACCACGTTGAAGCCCGGCGATCAGGTTCTGTCACTCTTCTTCCCCAACTGGGTCGCTGGCGAACCATGCCGCGAGCGGATGGGCAGCGTGCCGGGCGATCATGCCGACGGTTTCGCGGCCGAGCTGGTGGCGGCGCCTGCCAGCGCGTTCACCCGCCTGCCCGCCGGCTGGAGTTATAGGGAGGCCGCGACATTGCCTTGTGCGGCGCTGACAGCCTGGCGCGCGCTGATGGTGGAAGCCCGGATCAAGCCCGGCGATGTGGTGTTGACCCAGGGCACCGGCGGGGTCTCGATTTTCGCTCTGCAGTTTGCCAAGGCGGCTGGCGCGACCGTCATCTCGACCTCCTCGTCGGCGGAAAAGCTCGATCGGCTGAAAGGGTTGGGGGCTGATCATCTCATCAACTACAGGGAACAGGCCGAGTGGGGACCGGCGGCCGCGGCTTTGACCGGCGGGCGAGGCGTCGACGTGGTGGTCGAAGTTGGCGGTGCGGGCACCATGGCGCAGTCGCTTCAGGCGATCCGCGTCAGCGGCCATATCTCGCTCATCGGCGTTCTCACAGGTTGGGCGGGTGAGGTGCCGACCGCCATCGCGATGAACAAGAATGTCGCCATCAAGGGTGTCACGGTCGGCTCGCGCGAACATCAGGAAGACATGATCAAGGCACTGGAAACAAGCGGAATTCGTCCCGTCATTGATTCCAGTTTCACGCTCGATCGCATAGCCGACGCCTTTGCGCATCAGGCATCGAACAAGCATTTCGGCAAGATCTGCCTGGAATTCTGA
- a CDS encoding amidohydrolase family protein, with translation MNILVHDVDAHEMIPSHLLGEAFGEPGRMMGALFAAAHEFRPDPTATNMHQPDIRDTMAIDVDNIWKVKGPGAPSAVDMGRRIEVMDVMGIDRQLIFPTTAIAAQIVGGMNDFAFKQRFGGDTSVFGGLSRPEFAERFVEAYNQWAIANSAIDGRIRVVGIIRTRDTVAEMINDARKLVDGGIRAVYLNADVPPGGVSPAHSSLDPMWKLFEEKNIAVTLHIGTEFFFLDPGWAVAETFQDLFQSPEIPNTNIQMFSTAHMAIENYLSAMVLGGVFERFPRLRVGLMEVGAYWVGPAARRMDMYVKVFPGASAAKFPMKPSEYIARNVRVSPFNFEPVDRYFNEDPDLADVFCFSTDYPHVEGTKDSMKNMLAKVEPLGEDITLKFFRSNAEWLLP, from the coding sequence ATGAATATTCTCGTGCACGATGTCGATGCCCATGAAATGATCCCCAGTCATCTCTTGGGTGAGGCGTTCGGCGAGCCGGGCCGGATGATGGGCGCGCTCTTCGCGGCTGCTCACGAGTTTCGCCCGGACCCGACCGCCACCAACATGCATCAGCCCGATATCAGGGACACGATGGCGATCGACGTTGACAACATCTGGAAGGTCAAGGGTCCCGGCGCACCAAGCGCGGTGGATATGGGGCGTCGCATCGAGGTGATGGACGTGATGGGGATCGACCGTCAGCTTATCTTCCCTACCACGGCGATTGCGGCGCAGATCGTTGGCGGCATGAATGATTTCGCTTTCAAGCAGCGCTTCGGCGGCGATACGTCGGTGTTCGGCGGGCTGTCGCGTCCGGAGTTCGCGGAGCGGTTCGTTGAAGCCTATAATCAGTGGGCCATTGCCAACTCGGCTATCGACGGCCGGATTCGGGTCGTTGGCATCATCCGGACCCGTGACACCGTGGCGGAGATGATCAATGACGCCAGGAAACTGGTCGATGGCGGCATCCGTGCGGTCTACCTGAATGCCGATGTGCCGCCGGGTGGCGTCTCACCTGCGCATTCCTCGCTCGACCCGATGTGGAAGCTGTTCGAGGAGAAAAATATAGCTGTCACGCTCCACATCGGCACTGAATTCTTCTTCCTCGATCCAGGTTGGGCCGTTGCTGAGACCTTCCAGGATCTCTTCCAGTCGCCGGAAATTCCCAACACCAACATCCAGATGTTCTCGACAGCCCATATGGCGATCGAAAATTATCTCTCGGCGATGGTGCTGGGCGGTGTGTTCGAACGCTTTCCGCGGTTGCGCGTCGGCCTGATGGAAGTCGGCGCCTATTGGGTCGGTCCCGCTGCGCGCAGGATGGACATGTATGTCAAGGTTTTCCCTGGCGCATCGGCCGCCAAATTCCCGATGAAGCCCTCGGAATATATCGCGCGCAATGTTCGTGTTTCGCCATTCAACTTTGAGCCGGTCGACCGCTATTTCAACGAAGATCCTGATCTGGCTGATGTATTCTGCTTCTCGACTGACTATCCGCATGTCGAAGGCACGAAGGATTCGATGAAGAATATGCTCGCGAAGGTCGAGCCTCTTGGCGAAGATATCACGCTCAAATTCTTCCGGAGCAATGCTGAATGGCTGTTGCCCTGA
- a CDS encoding TetR/AcrR family transcriptional regulator, whose amino-acid sequence MSETQATVEKQSATRTRLVESALALFSRNGYAATGVKAILADAKTPYGSLYHWFPGGKRELGVAAVQHGGAVYRGLFESRYPADLDVVEATEVAFIEAADVLERTDFADSCPLATIALEVANTDEAMRLAAAAAFESWLVVFEQRFLAAGMSPERAREVAINVFCLIEGAALLSRTTKSRDPMHIAGRTAANAVAAGLAAEGIEVKRKGQARGRGR is encoded by the coding sequence ATGTCTGAGACCCAAGCCACCGTCGAAAAGCAATCGGCCACCCGCACTCGTCTGGTTGAATCCGCTTTGGCTCTTTTCAGCCGCAATGGTTATGCGGCGACCGGCGTGAAAGCCATATTGGCCGATGCGAAGACGCCTTATGGATCGCTTTATCACTGGTTTCCCGGCGGCAAGCGCGAGCTTGGCGTGGCGGCAGTGCAGCATGGCGGAGCCGTTTATCGGGGTCTGTTCGAATCGCGCTACCCTGCCGATCTCGATGTGGTGGAGGCGACCGAGGTGGCTTTTATCGAGGCCGCTGACGTACTCGAGCGGACCGATTTTGCCGACTCCTGTCCACTCGCGACGATCGCTCTCGAGGTCGCAAACACCGATGAGGCGATGCGGCTCGCGGCAGCAGCGGCTTTCGAGTCCTGGCTGGTCGTGTTCGAACAGCGCTTTCTTGCCGCCGGCATGTCTCCCGAACGCGCTCGCGAGGTCGCGATCAATGTCTTCTGCCTGATCGAGGGCGCCGCACTGCTATCGAGAACAACGAAATCGCGGGACCCGATGCATATCGCCGGACGGACGGCCGCAAACGCCGTTGCCGCCGGCCTCGCCGCCGAGGGCATTGAGGTCAAGCGAAAGGGCCAGGCTCGGGGCCGAGGCCGCTAA
- a CDS encoding oxidoreductase, with product MTQSFNAFVVNKDDSGFSAGIRQMELDDLPAGDVTVRVHYSSVNYKDGLASVPGSPVVTAYPMVPGIDLAGIVSESSDPRFKVGQEVVAIGRGLGTGHFGGYAEYARLPADWLEPLPQGLTMKEAMALGTAGFTAGLAIQRLEENGLKPGDGRVLVTGATGGVGSTAVNMLAGLGYEVSASTGKVEEHDFLRELGATEILGRDEVSAKPDAYMNEERWAGGVDPVGGDTLAYMLRSTRYGGSVSNCGMTGGMVVNTTVAPFILRGVNLLGIDSVNCPADVRANLWRRLGTDLKPKYLTESISHEIGLDGVQAATGTILTGTVRGRTIVKI from the coding sequence TTGACCCAGTCATTCAATGCATTTGTCGTCAACAAGGACGACAGCGGGTTTAGCGCAGGCATACGGCAGATGGAGCTGGACGACCTTCCCGCAGGCGACGTGACGGTGCGCGTCCACTATTCGAGCGTCAATTATAAGGACGGCCTCGCCAGCGTGCCAGGCAGCCCGGTGGTGACAGCCTATCCCATGGTGCCTGGCATCGATCTCGCTGGTATCGTTTCCGAATCGAGCGATCCGCGCTTCAAGGTCGGCCAGGAAGTGGTCGCGATCGGCCGGGGCCTGGGAACCGGTCATTTCGGCGGCTATGCTGAATATGCCCGGCTGCCCGCCGATTGGCTCGAGCCGCTGCCACAGGGCCTGACCATGAAAGAAGCGATGGCGCTGGGAACAGCTGGGTTTACAGCGGGGCTCGCGATCCAGCGGCTGGAAGAAAATGGGCTGAAGCCCGGCGATGGCCGCGTTCTGGTCACCGGCGCTACCGGCGGCGTGGGCAGCACTGCGGTCAACATGCTCGCCGGCCTCGGCTACGAAGTCTCGGCAAGCACGGGCAAGGTCGAAGAGCATGATTTCCTTCGCGAACTCGGAGCGACCGAAATTCTGGGCCGAGACGAGGTGTCGGCAAAGCCGGACGCCTATATGAACGAAGAGCGCTGGGCTGGTGGCGTGGATCCGGTGGGAGGCGACACCCTTGCCTACATGCTGCGCTCGACGCGCTATGGCGGTTCGGTATCCAATTGTGGCATGACCGGCGGCATGGTTGTGAATACGACCGTCGCGCCCTTCATCCTGCGCGGTGTCAACCTGCTGGGGATCGACTCGGTGAATTGTCCGGCCGACGTCCGGGCCAATCTTTGGCGGCGACTTGGGACCGACCTCAAACCCAAATATCTGACCGAAAGCATATCGCACGAAATCGGCCTTGATGGGGTTCAGGCAGCGACGGGCACTATCCTCACCGGCACCGTGCGGGGTCGCACAATCGTAAAGATATAG
- a CDS encoding enoyl-CoA hydratase, translated as MPMFDTLIYEKPEANIARIWLNRPEMRNAQDTHLLYELNDAFDAAMIDDEVKVVVLAGKGSHFSAGHDLREANPKDASHKRVGSWSADNWDGAEAYYCREKEIYEGFCRRWRDLAKPTIASVQGKAIAGGLMLIWPCDFVIASDDATFQDNTMFMGIPGVEYFAHTWELGIRKAKEFLMTGQPITAAEAQAAGMVNRVVARDALEAETLAFARSIADKPSFALKLAKDAINAAFHAQGFENVQRAAFNAHHLAHTHYRLHQKGAYMDTAFMERFASKSAQK; from the coding sequence ATGCCCATGTTCGACACGCTCATCTACGAGAAACCCGAAGCCAATATCGCCCGTATCTGGCTGAACCGGCCCGAGATGCGCAATGCGCAGGACACGCACCTTCTCTACGAGTTGAACGACGCTTTTGACGCGGCGATGATCGATGACGAGGTGAAGGTGGTCGTGCTGGCCGGCAAAGGAAGCCACTTTTCTGCTGGGCACGATCTCAGGGAAGCCAATCCCAAGGACGCGAGCCACAAGCGGGTCGGCAGTTGGAGCGCCGACAATTGGGACGGCGCCGAGGCCTATTATTGCCGCGAGAAGGAAATCTACGAGGGCTTTTGCCGTCGCTGGCGCGATCTGGCGAAACCGACGATCGCCTCGGTCCAGGGCAAGGCGATTGCGGGCGGCCTGATGCTGATATGGCCGTGCGACTTTGTCATCGCCAGCGACGATGCGACTTTCCAGGACAATACGATGTTCATGGGCATTCCCGGCGTCGAATATTTCGCCCACACATGGGAACTCGGCATCCGCAAGGCCAAGGAGTTTCTGATGACGGGCCAACCGATCACCGCCGCTGAAGCGCAGGCGGCGGGCATGGTGAACCGGGTCGTGGCGCGCGATGCGTTGGAAGCCGAAACGCTCGCCTTTGCGCGCAGCATCGCCGACAAGCCGTCCTTCGCACTCAAGCTCGCGAAAGACGCCATCAACGCAGCGTTCCACGCGCAAGGCTTCGAGAATGTCCAGCGCGCGGCGTTCAACGCACATCACCTGGCACACACACATTACCGATTGCACCAGAAGGGAGCGTATATGGACACCGCCTTCATGGAGCGCTTCGCGTCGAAATCCGCGCAGAAATAG
- a CDS encoding VOC family protein: MGIQRVGHAVLKVRDMEVSKQFYVGVLGMKISSESPHATFFRFNDYHHDIGVFKVSENAQPALADQVGLLHIALVVDSEKSLVEMYEHLKAKGVKVESTLDHGMTHSLYIYDPDGNAIEIYCEVPSYDWRTNDDFVGYLKPLDLESL; this comes from the coding sequence ATGGGTATTCAGCGCGTAGGGCACGCCGTCCTGAAGGTGCGCGACATGGAAGTGTCCAAGCAATTCTATGTCGGCGTTCTCGGCATGAAGATTTCGTCCGAATCTCCCCACGCGACTTTCTTCCGCTTCAACGATTATCACCATGATATCGGCGTATTCAAAGTCAGTGAAAACGCCCAGCCGGCGCTGGCGGACCAGGTAGGCCTGCTGCATATTGCGCTGGTAGTCGACAGCGAGAAGTCGCTCGTCGAGATGTATGAACATCTGAAGGCGAAGGGCGTGAAGGTTGAGTCGACGCTCGACCACGGCATGACGCACAGCCTCTATATCTACGATCCCGACGGCAATGCGATCGAGATCTATTGCGAGGTGCCCAGTTATGATTGGCGCACAAACGATGATTTTGTCGGCTATCTCAAGCCGCTCGATCTCGAATCGCTGTAA